A window of Desulfurella sp. contains these coding sequences:
- the modD gene encoding ModD protein encodes MIYFSCEEIDKLISDDLAYSDLTTDVIGIDGNCKLEFIARQDLVVCASEEAKRVLKRFDLKVETLVPSGSFVNKGQLLLSAYGNFKNAQSCYRICSNLMEHASGLATKTRNFVELAKSQNPGIRVATTRKTFPFAKKLSIKAILSGGASVHRLGLSESILIFKEHIMFMGGFEKLLTKVDEIKRKAYDKTVCVEVENLDEAIYLAKAGIEFLQLDKFDIEKTRQATEILRKINNSIKIAVAGGINDRNVVEYAKTGVDSIVTSWLYFAKPADIGVKFTKIG; translated from the coding sequence ATGATTTATTTTTCGTGTGAGGAAATAGACAAACTAATTAGCGATGATTTAGCCTATAGCGATTTAACAACGGATGTTATAGGTATTGATGGTAACTGTAAACTAGAGTTTATTGCAAGGCAGGATCTGGTTGTCTGTGCAAGTGAAGAAGCAAAACGTGTATTGAAAAGGTTTGATTTAAAGGTAGAAACACTTGTGCCTTCCGGGAGTTTTGTCAATAAAGGTCAATTGTTGCTTTCAGCATATGGAAATTTCAAAAATGCACAGAGTTGCTACAGGATTTGTTCCAATTTAATGGAACACGCCAGTGGTTTGGCTACAAAAACAAGAAATTTTGTAGAATTGGCAAAAAGCCAAAATCCAGGTATCAGAGTAGCCACAACAAGAAAAACCTTTCCGTTTGCGAAAAAACTTTCAATCAAAGCAATTTTAAGCGGGGGAGCAAGTGTCCATAGGCTTGGTTTATCAGAAAGTATTTTGATTTTTAAAGAACATATTATGTTTATGGGTGGTTTTGAAAAGTTACTTACCAAAGTAGACGAGATTAAACGCAAAGCTTACGATAAAACGGTGTGTGTTGAGGTTGAAAATCTTGATGAAGCAATTTATTTGGCAAAAGCTGGTATTGAATTTTTACAACTTGATAAATTTGACATAGAAAAAACCAGACAAGCCACAGAAATATTAAGAAAAATTAATAATTCCATAAAAATTGCTGTAGCTGGCGGCATTAACGATAGAAATGTAGTAGAATACGCAAAAACCGGTGTTGATTCTATTGTTACTTCTTGGTTGTATTTTGCGAAACCAGCCGATATTGGAGTAAAGTTTACAAAAATCGGATAA
- the modA gene encoding molybdate ABC transporter substrate-binding protein, whose translation MKKNWLKSIWILLDQIKQKKYLKNLGMLRHNLFVIFAFLFFCNVSFASKLVIVYTPSMQEPIKKINSLFANQYRNIEITAIPIIAGAAFEQIKNGYPADIFISADTMYPKKLIEGGFALENSYFVYAKGVLALYSNLEKLNKKDCLENVSKFQGYIGIINPELGPYGKATIQALKNSHMIDTVQIRFAQGKDALQVLQFAQTKSVSMAFLPLSLVINEKSGNYCIVDKKLYLPINQAMVILRSSKNKNEAFKYLEFMKSSQAKEILKDYGFEA comes from the coding sequence ATGAAAAAGAATTGGCTAAAAAGTATCTGGATTTTATTAGATCAAATCAAGCAAAAGAAATATTTAAAGAATTTGGGTATGCTACGCCATAATTTATTTGTTATTTTTGCTTTTTTGTTTTTTTGTAATGTGAGTTTTGCTTCAAAGCTTGTGATTGTGTATACGCCAAGCATGCAAGAACCTATAAAAAAGATTAATTCATTATTTGCAAACCAATATAGAAATATTGAAATAACAGCAATACCTATTATTGCCGGTGCAGCTTTTGAACAAATAAAAAATGGCTATCCTGCAGATATTTTTATATCGGCAGATACAATGTATCCCAAAAAACTTATTGAAGGTGGTTTTGCTTTAGAAAACTCATACTTTGTATATGCAAAAGGTGTGCTTGCCCTATATTCAAACCTTGAAAAGCTAAACAAAAAAGATTGTTTAGAAAACGTAAGCAAATTTCAAGGCTATATTGGCATAATTAACCCAGAGCTTGGTCCATACGGCAAAGCAACAATTCAGGCTTTAAAAAACTCACATATGATAGATACTGTGCAAATAAGGTTTGCACAAGGAAAAGATGCACTTCAAGTGTTACAATTTGCTCAGACAAAAAGTGTATCTATGGCTTTTTTGCCGCTTTCATTGGTAATAAATGAAAAAAGTGGTAATTATTGCATTGTAGATAAGAAATTATACTTGCCAATAAACCAGGCAATGGTTATACTTAGATCATCAAAAAATAAAAATGAAGCATTTAAATATTTGGAGTTTATGAAGTCAAGTCAGGCCAAAGAAATATTAAAGGATTACGGTTTTGAAGCTTAA
- the modA gene encoding molybdate ABC transporter substrate-binding protein — MKKLLAVLFVIFFVHMSYANELKVVIAPNLDKVIKPINAEFEKLNKGVKVVTIPLVSGAAYQQITNGYPVDIFMSADAKYPQELVKKGFGDDYYIYAIGKLVIWTNSNVKLDKDCINTCLDGNISHIAIANPKLAPYGRASIEALKSANIYERLKHKIVFANDVSQAQQFAQTRSAQIAFIPLALVIKSNVGHYCEVDQSLYKPIKQAMVVIKSSNEKELAKKYLDFIRSNQAKEIFKEFGYATP, encoded by the coding sequence ATGAAAAAGTTACTTGCTGTGTTATTTGTTATTTTTTTTGTTCATATGTCTTATGCAAATGAACTAAAAGTTGTGATTGCGCCAAACCTTGACAAAGTAATAAAACCAATCAATGCAGAGTTTGAAAAGTTGAATAAGGGTGTTAAAGTAGTAACCATACCACTTGTATCGGGCGCTGCTTACCAGCAAATTACGAATGGTTATCCTGTGGATATTTTTATGTCAGCTGATGCAAAATACCCACAGGAGCTGGTAAAAAAAGGTTTTGGCGATGATTATTATATATATGCTATCGGTAAACTGGTAATCTGGACAAATAGTAATGTAAAATTGGATAAAGATTGTATAAACACTTGTCTTGATGGAAATATATCGCATATTGCGATTGCAAACCCAAAACTTGCACCTTACGGGAGGGCTTCAATTGAAGCGTTAAAATCTGCAAATATTTATGAGAGGCTAAAGCATAAGATAGTTTTTGCAAATGATGTATCTCAAGCTCAACAGTTTGCTCAAACGCGCAGTGCTCAAATAGCTTTTATACCATTGGCTTTGGTAATTAAATCAAATGTAGGTCATTATTGTGAAGTTGACCAGAGTTTATACAAACCAATAAAACAGGCAATGGTTGTAATAAAATCTTCAAATGAAAAAGAATTGGCTAAAAAGTATCTGGATTTTATTAGATCAAATCAAGCAAAAGAAATATTTAAAGAATTTGGGTATGCTACGCCATAA
- a CDS encoding DUF2703 domain-containing protein produces MKKIEFLFFSGCPNSEPTYNNLLEALKELNLSINVEKIDVETLEKANEVNFLGSPSIYIDGVDIYTLQKPKEVNYACRTFDIGGKKSGVIPKEFIKDRLKSFI; encoded by the coding sequence ATGAAAAAGATAGAATTTTTGTTTTTTAGCGGTTGTCCAAATTCTGAGCCTACTTATAACAATTTGCTGGAAGCATTAAAAGAATTAAATTTAAGTATTAATGTTGAAAAAATTGATGTTGAAACACTTGAAAAAGCTAATGAAGTAAATTTTTTGGGATCACCGTCAATATATATTGATGGTGTTGATATTTATACATTGCAAAAACCAAAAGAAGTCAATTATGCCTGCAGGACTTTTGATATAGGTGGCAAGAAATCCGGCGTAATACCAAAAGAATTTATCAAAGATAGACTGAAAAGTTTTATTTAG
- a CDS encoding PadR family transcriptional regulator: MKNVKTEAKPSVKIKRWCENYPAERPPRFLRAFMLYILTQGPRHGFKIIEALQDMGIKYEDVGDFGYIYKTLNAMEKDHLIVSSCDINDKGRGNYKKIYTLTDKGKAELKLWIVSLTNLKESLESFLHACKNIQESL, from the coding sequence TAAAAACTGAAGCAAAACCATCAGTAAAAATCAAAAGGTGGTGTGAAAACTACCCGGCAGAGCGCCCACCCAGGTTTTTGAGAGCGTTTATGTTATATATTTTAACTCAAGGACCCAGACATGGTTTTAAAATTATAGAAGCACTCCAGGATATGGGTATAAAGTATGAAGATGTGGGTGACTTTGGCTATATTTACAAAACATTAAATGCTATGGAAAAAGATCATCTTATTGTTTCATCTTGCGACATTAACGATAAAGGTAGAGGTAATTACAAAAAAATCTACACGCTAACAGATAAAGGAAAAGCAGAACTCAAACTCTGGATTGTATCTTTAACAAATTTAAAAGAAAGTCTTGAGAGTTTTTTGCATGCATGTAAAAATATACAGGAGAGCTTATGA